A portion of the Mesobacillus sp. AQ2 genome contains these proteins:
- a CDS encoding AAA family ATPase: MGFQKWLRILLPELQLVDYVQAKGFRGKKQRMGAQAQTMTHSGALRTESVGGNPQHVPHSAGAVGEVVKDARYGIKQMGLNRSNDELDTIFAEIKKELNGRILRQGAFIDELLVSYKKAFFKREKGKVQNAILLAGPAGTGKFTTLQLLIDQLYKKKLVPYKKVATIDLRNYTEKDIHSNFVLDCSAAFEYGVGTVCFLGIEQADAEVLQYVSRLVQHGFFRTSNSVMVDASNYFLVFYSDVDLKEEVHGQLPSEVASKIPAPILKGIQSYAISAPLMPEDVEAILRGKFQAAARRLESQTQLTVKFEDGLFAGLVERILATKKYGEAIESLAEKDFYQALVDLRARGTFLAGDLITIQLQQDDLLAVKGEQSFLLKSIPMVAEEKIEDLLEELNRLTGLHTVKRAIHELLETVKAEKMRQEAGYKTAGKMAIHMVFTGNPGTGKTTVARLVSRILKAMGLLSQGQLVEAARQDLVGEYLGSTAPKTNAAIERAIGGVLFIDEAYALSRNKQDPFGMEAIDTLVKGMEDHRDNLVMVLAGYTNEMDGFLKMNPGLQSRFPYIIEFPDYSSEEMYEILTGMAKAKDFMVDPGIKEQLLELFDSKQISGRNDAGNGRLVRNMLEDAIRKQAVRLNKETGARDYKLLTAEDFGIAERPKFELEPAFEKVVGLENVKDFIRSLEKQILANEKRKKAGILTEQSQTLNIVFSGNPGTGKTTMARMLAEMLKSMGLLKRGHLIEVDRSNLVAEYMGQTAVKTTEVVQSALGGVLFIDEAYSLVEEGVQGGGFGKEAIDTLVRLIENHRNDLVVVLAGYTDEMEQFLRSNPGLGSRFPLKIEFPDYTQEQLTQITDIQAKSKGFILDVGVKQGLAEFYGKKQIPGKNDSGNGRLVRNTLEAAIRNQAVRIVETDNVGPDQLNRLTLADFGLLEDQPKENALQELASVVGLDEVKTFVRSLSAQIEVANKRKAMGLPDMGAQSLHMVFKGNPGTGKTTIARILARRLKELGVIKLDHIVETDRSGLVAGYVGQTALKTREVLEKALGGILFVDEAYALFGDGQDFGQEAIDTIVKFMDDHRENIIVILAGYEDDMEQLLDSNAGLRSRFPNVINFPDYAVDELVEISRRLLKPKGYELSPDGTRALKGIFESVEGNTSAGNGRLARNICEAAIRAHALRLSEIDEPTLEDLTLLMQEDFLQAGGVAR, translated from the coding sequence ATGGGTTTCCAAAAATGGCTTCGTATTTTACTGCCTGAGCTTCAATTGGTGGATTATGTCCAGGCAAAGGGATTCAGGGGCAAGAAACAGCGAATGGGCGCACAGGCTCAGACGATGACGCATTCCGGTGCGCTCAGGACGGAATCGGTTGGCGGCAATCCGCAGCATGTTCCCCATTCTGCTGGGGCGGTCGGGGAAGTGGTCAAGGATGCGCGGTATGGCATCAAGCAAATGGGCTTGAATCGATCCAATGACGAACTGGATACGATTTTCGCGGAAATCAAAAAAGAACTGAACGGCAGGATCCTGCGCCAGGGTGCGTTCATTGATGAATTGCTGGTTTCCTATAAAAAGGCTTTTTTCAAAAGGGAAAAAGGCAAGGTGCAAAATGCCATCCTGCTTGCGGGTCCAGCTGGGACAGGTAAGTTTACGACTTTGCAGCTGTTGATTGATCAGCTCTATAAGAAAAAGCTTGTACCTTATAAGAAGGTTGCGACGATTGATTTGCGGAATTACACCGAGAAGGATATCCACAGCAATTTCGTCCTCGATTGTTCCGCGGCCTTTGAGTATGGGGTCGGAACGGTTTGCTTTTTGGGGATCGAGCAGGCTGACGCTGAGGTTCTCCAGTATGTTTCAAGGCTGGTGCAGCATGGCTTTTTCCGGACGTCCAACAGTGTGATGGTCGATGCTTCGAATTATTTTCTTGTCTTCTACAGCGACGTCGATTTGAAGGAAGAAGTCCATGGACAGCTTCCGAGCGAGGTAGCGAGCAAAATACCAGCTCCTATTTTAAAAGGGATTCAATCCTATGCGATTTCGGCACCACTCATGCCTGAGGATGTTGAGGCAATCTTAAGGGGCAAGTTCCAGGCTGCAGCACGCAGGCTCGAGAGCCAGACGCAGCTGACGGTAAAATTCGAAGATGGCTTGTTTGCTGGTTTAGTAGAGCGGATTTTGGCAACGAAAAAATATGGCGAGGCAATTGAGAGTTTGGCAGAAAAGGACTTTTACCAGGCGCTTGTCGATTTAAGGGCTAGAGGGACTTTCCTGGCAGGCGACCTCATTACGATCCAGCTCCAGCAGGATGATTTGCTGGCGGTAAAGGGTGAGCAAAGCTTCCTGTTAAAATCAATTCCGATGGTGGCAGAGGAAAAAATAGAAGACTTGCTGGAAGAACTAAATCGCCTGACCGGTTTGCATACTGTAAAAAGGGCGATACATGAACTGCTGGAAACGGTGAAGGCCGAAAAGATGAGGCAGGAGGCCGGATACAAAACGGCAGGTAAAATGGCGATACATATGGTGTTCACCGGGAATCCCGGCACAGGTAAAACAACCGTTGCAAGGCTCGTCTCTCGGATTTTAAAAGCGATGGGGCTGCTTTCCCAGGGGCAATTGGTAGAGGCGGCAAGGCAGGATCTGGTCGGGGAATATCTTGGTTCGACTGCTCCAAAGACCAATGCTGCGATTGAACGTGCGATTGGCGGCGTGCTGTTCATTGATGAAGCGTATGCTCTGTCCAGGAATAAGCAGGACCCATTCGGCATGGAAGCCATTGACACTCTGGTAAAAGGAATGGAGGACCACCGTGACAATCTGGTCATGGTTCTGGCCGGATACACGAATGAGATGGATGGGTTTCTGAAAATGAATCCTGGCCTTCAATCGAGATTCCCTTATATTATCGAATTCCCGGATTATTCTTCCGAGGAGATGTATGAGATTCTGACGGGAATGGCAAAGGCGAAGGACTTCATGGTTGATCCAGGCATCAAGGAACAGCTGCTTGAACTATTTGATTCCAAGCAGATTTCCGGACGGAATGATGCCGGGAACGGCCGTCTTGTCCGAAACATGCTGGAGGATGCAATCCGCAAGCAAGCGGTGCGTCTCAACAAGGAAACAGGTGCCCGGGATTATAAGCTTTTAACAGCCGAGGATTTCGGAATTGCCGAACGGCCAAAGTTTGAGCTCGAGCCAGCGTTTGAAAAAGTCGTTGGCCTGGAGAATGTGAAGGATTTTATCAGGAGTCTCGAAAAACAAATCCTCGCGAATGAAAAGCGGAAAAAGGCTGGCATCTTGACGGAACAGTCGCAGACACTGAATATCGTCTTTTCCGGAAATCCAGGGACAGGCAAGACGACAATGGCGAGGATGCTTGCTGAGATGCTGAAATCAATGGGCCTTTTAAAAAGAGGCCATCTGATCGAAGTGGACCGCAGCAATCTCGTCGCCGAATATATGGGGCAGACAGCGGTCAAAACTACCGAGGTCGTCCAGTCTGCATTAGGCGGAGTGTTATTTATCGATGAAGCGTACAGTCTTGTGGAAGAAGGAGTTCAAGGCGGAGGGTTTGGCAAAGAAGCGATTGATACCCTTGTTCGCTTGATTGAAAATCACCGCAATGACCTAGTCGTGGTTCTGGCTGGATATACCGATGAAATGGAACAGTTTTTACGGAGCAATCCGGGGTTGGGCTCGCGCTTCCCACTGAAAATTGAGTTCCCGGACTATACACAGGAACAGCTTACGCAAATCACTGATATACAGGCGAAGAGCAAAGGCTTCATCCTGGATGTAGGTGTGAAACAGGGATTGGCTGAGTTTTATGGAAAGAAACAGATTCCAGGAAAAAACGACAGCGGCAACGGACGTCTTGTCAGGAATACGCTTGAGGCGGCCATCAGGAATCAGGCGGTCAGGATCGTTGAAACTGACAATGTCGGGCCGGATCAATTGAACAGATTGACCCTGGCTGATTTTGGACTGCTGGAGGATCAGCCGAAGGAAAATGCATTGCAGGAGCTGGCATCTGTTGTTGGCCTGGATGAGGTCAAAACCTTCGTGCGCTCACTATCAGCGCAGATCGAAGTGGCGAATAAAAGGAAGGCGATGGGTCTGCCAGATATGGGTGCGCAATCGCTGCACATGGTGTTCAAAGGCAACCCGGGTACTGGTAAAACCACGATTGCGCGGATTCTGGCCAGAAGGCTGAAGGAACTTGGTGTGATCAAACTGGATCATATCGTGGAAACGGACCGTTCCGGACTGGTGGCCGGGTATGTTGGCCAAACTGCCCTGAAAACACGGGAAGTTTTGGAGAAGGCACTTGGCGGCATTCTATTCGTCGATGAAGCGTATGCTTTATTTGGCGACGGACAGGATTTCGGGCAGGAAGCGATTGATACGATTGTGAAGTTCATGGATGACCACCGCGAGAATATCATTGTGATTTTAGCAGGTTATGAGGATGATATGGAACAGCTGCTGGATTCGAACGCAGGCTTGCGTTCCAGGTTCCCGAATGTGATCAATTTCCCTGATTATGCAGTCGATGAACTGGTGGAAATTAGCAGACGTCTGCTGAAGCCGAAAGGATACGAACTGAGCCCTGATGGAACCCGGGCGCTTAAAGGAATATTTGAGAGTGTAGAAGGAAACACTTCTGCCGGGAATGGCCGACTGGCAAGGAATATTTGCGAAGCCGCCATCCGGGCACATGCATTGAGGCTGAGTGAAATCGACGAGCCAACATTAGAGGATTTGACGCTGCTTATGCAGGAGGATTTTTTACAGGCCGGGGGTGTTGCTAGATGA
- a CDS encoding response regulator transcription factor: protein MNILLAEDDLKLGELISYMLKKKAGYQVEWVKEGEDAYFYSTSSHYDVLILDWMMPNGSGVEVCRRLRKEGYAGAILMLTAKDSVEDRINGLDAGADDYLIKPFEIDELLARIRALTRRNFAPIVEDEVHYRDLVLSRIGQVLSDGNKEIQLSPREFQLLDLLLQNRGQVLPRELILERIWGLDADVSTKTIDATVKLLRKKLDSFGKYDLLQSIRGVGYKIEN, encoded by the coding sequence ATGAATATTTTACTGGCGGAAGATGACCTGAAGCTTGGCGAGCTGATCAGTTATATGTTAAAGAAGAAAGCTGGTTATCAGGTTGAATGGGTGAAGGAAGGGGAGGATGCTTATTTTTACAGTACTTCTTCCCATTATGATGTGCTGATTTTGGACTGGATGATGCCGAATGGGTCTGGTGTGGAGGTTTGCCGCCGCTTGAGGAAAGAGGGATATGCCGGGGCGATTTTGATGCTGACGGCGAAAGATTCGGTCGAGGACAGGATTAATGGCCTTGATGCCGGTGCGGATGATTATCTGATCAAACCGTTCGAGATTGACGAACTCCTTGCCAGGATCAGGGCACTGACAAGGAGGAACTTTGCTCCGATTGTGGAAGATGAGGTACATTATCGTGATCTTGTGTTAAGCCGGATCGGCCAGGTATTAAGTGATGGAAACAAGGAGATCCAGCTAAGTCCTCGTGAATTCCAGCTGCTCGATTTGCTGCTGCAAAACAGGGGACAGGTTTTGCCCCGGGAGCTTATATTGGAGCGGATTTGGGGATTGGACGCGGATGTATCAACGAAAACGATCGATGCGACGGTAAAATTGCTTCGCAAAAAGCTGGACAGCTTTGGCAAGTATGACTTGCTTCAAAGCATCAGAGGGGTAGGGTATAAAATTGAAAACTAA
- a CDS encoding ATP-binding protein — protein sequence MKTKSLRREREQNIFKRTQRRLTKGFLGQLMSFLLLFSIVMFAVLYLVIMQDHEQEVKTLAKGEAERLERFLERNPERVGEFQEHELELRGPGQVFVYLISPEGDLLAGNEAFPKARPELLSALDPQELFQRKVKVDLSYEEDEEDEHEDHSELFRKDIRLLIAKEEVSVDDREIGNLYVGTDISFVYQMFTWLFGILIGLLLVFLLVAWFLSSRMSKKAMVPISSAFDRQREFVADASHELRTPLSVMLSSIDAIEMTIDDKQDHMVRKMLFNMKDEVKRMTGLVSDLLTLARSDSGKIERNDEVFDFTEVAQKAVDAMNPIAHEKQIELQFHAPETLPGKGDEHRLMQLLYILLDNALKYTPYGGKVELALSRKQNELTIKVRDTGIGIRPEEQPFIFDRFYRADKARSRQEGSYGLGLSIAKWIVDIHQGTIVVNSEYGKGSTFVVQLPFANRS from the coding sequence TTGAAAACTAAGTCCTTGCGCCGTGAAAGAGAGCAGAATATCTTCAAACGGACCCAGCGGCGGCTGACGAAGGGATTTTTGGGCCAGTTGATGAGCTTCCTGCTGCTGTTTTCCATCGTCATGTTCGCTGTGCTTTATTTGGTGATCATGCAGGACCACGAGCAGGAAGTGAAGACCCTGGCAAAAGGAGAAGCTGAAAGATTGGAAAGATTCCTTGAGAGGAACCCTGAAAGAGTTGGCGAGTTTCAGGAGCATGAACTGGAATTAAGAGGTCCCGGCCAGGTTTTTGTCTATCTCATCAGTCCGGAAGGTGACTTGCTTGCAGGGAATGAAGCATTTCCGAAGGCTCGGCCGGAGTTATTGTCTGCACTTGATCCTCAGGAACTTTTCCAGCGGAAAGTGAAAGTCGATTTATCCTACGAGGAGGACGAAGAAGACGAGCACGAGGATCATAGTGAGTTATTTCGGAAGGACATCCGCCTCTTGATTGCAAAGGAAGAAGTATCGGTTGACGATCGTGAAATCGGGAACCTTTATGTCGGTACGGACATATCTTTTGTCTATCAAATGTTTACCTGGCTGTTCGGTATCCTGATTGGTTTGCTGCTTGTGTTCTTACTGGTCGCCTGGTTCCTGAGCAGCAGGATGTCGAAAAAGGCGATGGTCCCGATTAGTTCAGCGTTTGACAGACAGCGTGAATTTGTCGCGGATGCCTCACATGAACTCAGGACGCCTTTAAGTGTCATGCTTTCTTCCATCGATGCGATCGAGATGACGATCGATGATAAACAGGATCATATGGTCCGTAAAATGCTTTTTAATATGAAGGATGAAGTGAAAAGAATGACAGGACTGGTGAGCGATCTGCTGACACTTGCCCGGTCAGATTCAGGTAAAATCGAGCGGAATGATGAAGTTTTTGATTTTACAGAAGTGGCCCAAAAGGCAGTGGACGCGATGAATCCAATAGCACATGAGAAGCAAATTGAACTTCAATTCCATGCACCTGAAACACTTCCTGGCAAGGGTGACGAGCACCGATTGATGCAGCTTCTCTATATCCTGTTGGATAACGCGTTAAAATACACCCCTTATGGCGGGAAGGTTGAGCTGGCTCTATCAAGAAAACAAAATGAGCTGACGATTAAAGTCCGTGATACAGGAATCGGAATCCGTCCCGAAGAGCAGCCGTTCATCTTCGACCGTTTTTATCGCGCAGACAAGGCCAGGTCAAGGCAAGAAGGAAGCTACGGATTGGGGCTCTCGATCGCCAAATGGATTGTTGACATTCATCAAGGCACAATTGTAGTGAACAGTGAATATGGGAAAGGCAGTACGTTTGTGGTGCAGCTGCCTTTCGCCAATAGAAGTTAA
- a CDS encoding DUF2164 domain-containing protein, producing MFIKLSKEQQQTMIDEIQIFFSQERGEDLTEFAAERVLDFVKTSLAPHFYNAAISDAKIVLEQQFSSLEDELLTLERPIQR from the coding sequence ATGTTCATAAAACTATCAAAAGAACAGCAGCAGACCATGATTGATGAAATCCAGATTTTCTTTTCACAAGAAAGAGGGGAAGATTTAACTGAATTCGCGGCTGAAAGAGTTTTAGACTTTGTCAAAACATCGCTTGCTCCTCATTTTTACAATGCTGCGATTTCGGACGCCAAGATTGTGTTGGAACAACAGTTTTCATCGCTGGAGGATGAGTTGCTCACTCTGGAACGGCCAATACAACGATAA
- a CDS encoding FAD:protein FMN transferase has protein sequence MGTRPNRECSGKRLPAGAKQLEDITMIETKFRAMNSSILLSGMDLDAHLQIKKMIVDFEQKASRFIPENQLAFVNHSPLDVPIYLDSTLAELLDRSLQLARRSDFYVHPFLGKEMRANGYTESFHEQYQPVFTGFAEKHFSREPIERLSKSWIIKKRDFHFDFGGFGKGYIINEGIKHLKQKGVNRFLINAGGDLAVLGSYEVGIEHPVLMGEDMIKLSITDKALVTSGKNYRRWTRGNQEYHHILNGRTGEPAFNGVLQASVIANTAMEAETAAKLLCILPFDEAKAMLYRNFPRIAYFVYFEKDKIAIGGDTRLYKRLEAAK, from the coding sequence ATGGGGACAAGACCAAATCGTGAATGCTCCGGCAAGAGGCTTCCGGCAGGAGCAAAGCAGCTCGAGGACATCACGATGATTGAGACGAAGTTCAGAGCGATGAATAGCAGCATCCTGCTTTCAGGAATGGATCTCGATGCTCATTTACAGATAAAGAAAATGATTGTAGATTTCGAGCAAAAGGCAAGCCGGTTCATTCCCGAAAATCAGCTGGCATTCGTCAATCACAGTCCACTAGATGTTCCGATTTATTTGGATTCTACGCTGGCAGAACTCCTAGATCGATCGCTTCAGCTCGCAAGGAGATCAGATTTCTATGTCCATCCGTTTCTTGGAAAAGAGATGAGGGCGAATGGGTATACCGAGTCATTTCATGAGCAATATCAGCCTGTTTTTACCGGGTTTGCCGAAAAGCATTTTTCCCGGGAACCGATTGAGAGGCTATCGAAAAGCTGGATAATCAAAAAAAGGGATTTTCATTTTGACTTCGGAGGCTTTGGAAAAGGATACATCATTAATGAAGGGATTAAACATCTCAAACAGAAGGGTGTGAATCGTTTTCTGATCAATGCCGGGGGAGATCTCGCGGTGCTCGGATCCTATGAGGTCGGAATCGAACATCCCGTTTTGATGGGAGAGGACATGATCAAACTGTCAATCACCGATAAAGCACTTGTCACTTCAGGGAAAAATTATCGGAGATGGACCAGAGGGAATCAGGAATATCACCATATCCTAAATGGCCGGACAGGTGAGCCTGCTTTTAACGGAGTGCTGCAGGCAAGCGTCATTGCCAATACCGCAATGGAAGCTGAAACCGCGGCGAAGCTTCTGTGCATCCTTCCATTCGATGAAGCAAAAGCAATGCTTTACAGGAATTTTCCGCGAATAGCTTATTTTGTTTACTTTGAAAAGGACAAGATTGCCATCGGCGGGGATACACGACTTTACAAACGACTGGAGGCAGCGAAATGA
- a CDS encoding ferric reductase-like transmembrane domain-containing protein, translating to MNWIWIAIRATGLTGYFLLTLSLLMGIYSHIPRKRGSILGFHQIIGQVALLFIGIHAYLLIFDNYEPFSVSELLIPFSASYEPILSGLGTIAVYLLIIVILTSDFMKKVGRSAWKKAHYLVFPLWFLSVIHGLFLGTDTESLWAVALYGGSVLIVSMATIFLVLKKVSQKRKARPVAT from the coding sequence ATGAATTGGATTTGGATTGCGATCCGCGCCACAGGATTGACAGGATATTTTTTGCTGACATTATCACTCTTGATGGGCATATACAGCCATATTCCGCGGAAAAGAGGTTCAATCCTTGGTTTCCATCAAATTATTGGCCAGGTAGCCCTTTTATTCATCGGAATCCATGCATACCTGTTGATTTTTGATAACTATGAGCCTTTTTCTGTTTCGGAACTGCTCATCCCCTTTTCAGCATCGTATGAACCGATCCTGTCAGGATTGGGAACAATCGCGGTTTATTTATTGATCATTGTGATCTTAACATCTGATTTCATGAAAAAAGTCGGGCGATCAGCCTGGAAAAAAGCACATTATCTCGTGTTCCCGCTCTGGTTCCTATCAGTGATTCACGGCCTTTTTCTTGGAACAGATACAGAATCATTGTGGGCCGTGGCTTTATATGGAGGCTCTGTTTTGATTGTCAGCATGGCAACCATTTTTCTAGTATTGAAAAAAGTAAGCCAAAAGAGGAAAGCGCGGCCGGTTGCAACGTGA
- a CDS encoding L,D-transpeptidase family protein produces MKFIIKTLTFIAILLLFSQVRTYGEKQDDIYIKIDLWTNRLLVFKENEVTRQYDISPGNEQTPTPIGMFTVVGKSSGWGGGFGSRWLGLNVPWGDFGIHGTNKPTLIGKNVSSGCIRMRNKDVEELFDMIPQGTRVYIEGPLTGMGEGEFKNIAYGSKGNLVQLVQNRLKAMGLYFGPIDGIYDKGTENAVKQFQKLNHLPVTGGVSIREYTLLGLLE; encoded by the coding sequence TTGAAGTTTATCATTAAAACACTGACATTTATTGCAATTCTTTTGTTATTTTCACAAGTAAGGACGTATGGAGAAAAACAGGATGACATCTATATAAAAATTGATCTTTGGACAAACAGGCTTTTGGTTTTTAAAGAAAATGAAGTAACCAGACAGTACGATATTTCCCCTGGCAATGAGCAAACTCCTACACCAATTGGAATGTTTACAGTTGTAGGCAAATCAAGTGGATGGGGTGGGGGATTTGGCTCGAGATGGCTCGGATTAAATGTTCCCTGGGGAGATTTCGGAATCCATGGCACCAATAAACCAACCTTGATCGGCAAAAATGTCAGCAGCGGCTGTATTCGGATGCGCAATAAGGATGTTGAAGAGCTGTTCGATATGATTCCTCAAGGGACAAGGGTTTATATCGAAGGCCCTCTTACCGGCATGGGAGAGGGAGAGTTTAAAAATATCGCTTATGGATCGAAAGGCAATCTTGTCCAGCTTGTTCAAAATAGACTGAAAGCCATGGGGCTCTATTTTGGGCCGATTGACGGGATATATGATAAAGGGACGGAGAATGCTGTCAAACAGTTTCAGAAACTAAATCATTTGCCTGTGACTGGCGGGGTATCGATTCGTGAATATACATTATTGGGATTGCTGGAGTAA
- a CDS encoding YtoQ family protein produces the protein MELTVYLAGQIHDDWRDQVAQKAKERNLPLTFVGPQTNHDRSDQIGEEILGTQPGNVYKDDAASDINNFRTQVLMSKSDIVIALFGEKYKQWNTAMDASTAIALNKPTIIIRPESLIHPLKELSNKANVTVETVEQALDVISYIFE, from the coding sequence ATGGAATTAACTGTATATCTAGCAGGTCAAATTCATGATGATTGGCGCGACCAGGTGGCCCAGAAAGCAAAGGAGCGAAACCTGCCCCTCACCTTCGTCGGACCGCAGACAAACCATGACCGCTCCGACCAGATTGGCGAGGAAATCCTCGGCACACAGCCAGGCAACGTTTACAAAGATGACGCCGCATCAGATATCAACAACTTCAGGACCCAGGTACTTATGTCCAAATCCGATATCGTCATTGCCCTGTTCGGCGAAAAATACAAACAATGGAACACGGCAATGGACGCAAGCACCGCCATCGCCCTGAACAAACCAACCATCATCATCAGGCCAGAATCCTTGATCCACCCGTTAAAAGAACTATCCAATAAGGCAAATGTTACGGTAGAAACGGTCGAGCAGGCACTTGATGTCATCAGTTATATTTTTGAATAA
- a CDS encoding response regulator transcription factor produces MLKLLLIEDDASLFNEIRDRLTQWSYEVYGVTDFGDVMSDFSNIKPDLVIIDIQLPRFDGFHWCRMIRSHSNVPIIFLSSRDHPTDMVMSMQMGADDFVQKPFHFDVLIAKIQAILRRAYNYNTTQNQLKTWCRATIDYDKNIVENELGRIELTKNEIFILKLLIEQKNKIVSRDEVMNSLWDDKRFISDNTLTVNVNRLRKKLDEIGLGHKIETKIGQGYMAVEEDHG; encoded by the coding sequence TTGTTAAAGCTTTTATTGATTGAGGATGATGCGTCGTTATTCAATGAGATCCGGGACCGTCTGACGCAATGGTCGTATGAGGTGTATGGGGTTACGGATTTTGGCGATGTGATGAGTGATTTTAGCAATATCAAACCTGACCTGGTAATCATCGATATCCAGCTGCCGAGGTTTGACGGGTTTCATTGGTGCCGGATGATTCGGTCCCATTCGAATGTGCCGATTATTTTTCTTTCTTCACGGGACCATCCAACAGACATGGTGATGTCGATGCAGATGGGGGCGGATGATTTTGTCCAGAAGCCGTTCCATTTTGATGTGCTGATTGCGAAAATCCAGGCAATCCTTCGCCGTGCCTATAATTATAATACGACGCAGAACCAGTTGAAAACATGGTGCCGGGCGACGATTGATTATGATAAGAATATCGTTGAAAATGAGTTGGGCCGGATCGAATTGACGAAGAATGAAATATTCATATTAAAATTGCTGATTGAACAGAAGAATAAGATTGTCAGCCGTGATGAAGTCATGAACAGCTTGTGGGATGATAAGCGGTTCATTAGCGATAACACATTGACGGTCAACGTCAATCGGCTGCGGAAAAAGCTGGATGAAATCGGGCTTGGCCATAAAATCGAAACGAAGATTGGGCAGGGATATATGGCTGTTGAAGAGGATCATGGATGA
- a CDS encoding sensor histidine kinase, giving the protein MFTTYLKERGSWILLFLLLQFLAVFIAYIDSAVSLTSILYYVFLSLIIFMVFLVMRYQKEMKFYQELEEAQDTMDFSHREFLSPFERMAAESITRHFEGLRNKVSENERMLDEEKDELLSWIHEVKTPLTALSLMIDRLENQTLKKEMTYEWLRIHLLLDQQLHQRRIPFMENDLYIEQTDLESVIFGEVKTLQSWCIQKGIGFDFDLESKEVMTDAKWLAFIIRQLLTNAVKYSERSDILITSDQRNGQTILEVADTGRGIDSRDLPRIFEKGFTSTAHHQDNAATGMGLYLARKAADSLKIKIDVESAPGKGSTFKLTFPKSNDFVRITGM; this is encoded by the coding sequence ATGTTTACTACATACTTGAAGGAACGGGGAAGCTGGATCTTGTTATTTTTGCTGCTTCAGTTCCTCGCTGTTTTCATCGCTTATATAGATTCGGCAGTATCACTCACGTCAATTCTTTATTATGTCTTTCTATCGCTCATTATTTTTATGGTTTTTTTAGTGATGCGTTATCAAAAGGAAATGAAATTTTATCAAGAGCTTGAAGAAGCGCAAGATACCATGGATTTTTCACACAGGGAATTCCTCAGTCCTTTTGAAAGGATGGCAGCAGAAAGCATCACTCGCCATTTCGAAGGGCTGAGAAATAAAGTTTCCGAGAATGAGCGGATGCTAGACGAGGAAAAGGATGAATTGCTTTCCTGGATCCATGAGGTGAAAACTCCGCTGACAGCTTTGAGCTTGATGATTGATCGGCTTGAGAATCAGACGCTGAAAAAAGAAATGACCTATGAGTGGCTGCGGATTCACCTTTTACTGGATCAGCAGCTGCATCAAAGACGGATTCCTTTCATGGAAAATGACTTATACATAGAGCAGACTGATTTGGAGAGTGTGATTTTTGGCGAGGTCAAAACCCTGCAGTCCTGGTGCATCCAAAAAGGCATCGGCTTCGACTTTGACCTGGAGTCGAAAGAGGTTATGACCGATGCCAAATGGCTTGCCTTTATCATCAGGCAGCTGCTGACAAATGCTGTTAAATATAGCGAAAGATCTGATATTCTGATCACCAGCGACCAGCGGAACGGACAGACTATCCTCGAAGTTGCCGACACTGGCAGGGGAATCGATTCCAGGGATCTCCCGCGAATTTTTGAAAAAGGATTTACTTCAACTGCTCATCATCAGGACAATGCAGCAACGGGGATGGGACTGTACCTGGCGAGAAAAGCAGCGGACTCACTGAAAATCAAGATTGATGTGGAATCAGCGCCAGGCAAAGGGAGTACGTTCAAGCTGACCTTCCCTAAAAGCAATGATTTTGTCCGGATAACAGGCATGTGA